The proteins below are encoded in one region of Neofelis nebulosa isolate mNeoNeb1 chromosome 17, mNeoNeb1.pri, whole genome shotgun sequence:
- the LOC131499775 gene encoding LOW QUALITY PROTEIN: natural cytotoxicity triggering receptor 1-like (The sequence of the model RefSeq protein was modified relative to this genomic sequence to represent the inferred CDS: inserted 1 base in 1 codon) — MTSTFTALLCLGLYLSQTIGAQTQILSKPIIWAKPNFMIPKGRPVKILCQGIPEATEYQLYFEGRLSAWQSPRQPGIRNIVSFPISAMTLLTAGQYRCIYRSGELWSNPSDPLDLVVTEMYDTPTLSVHPRPEVSSGDNVTFYCRLETATNMFFLLKEGRSSRPQPRYGNTQVGFPVGPVSTAHRGTYRCFGSYNNHAWSFPSEPVKLLVTEDAGDTSLAPTEHTSFSDSWDPHLLTTNTALQQDPALWNHTAQNLLRMGLAFLVLVVLGYLLTEGWLCRKRIQXGTSRNRASSQEHRRRFRTQ; from the exons ATGACCTCCACATTCACTGCCCTGCTCTGCCTTG GGCTATATCTGAGCCAGACCATCGGCGCCCAGACAC AGATTCTTTCAAAACCCATCATCTGGGCCAAGCCCAATTTCATGATTCCGAAGGGAAGGCCAGTAAAGATCTTATGCCAGGGGATTCCTGAGGCCACTGAGTACCAGCTGTATTTCGAGGGACGCCTCTCTGCCTGGCAGAGCCCAAGACAGCCTGGAATAAGGAACATAGTCTCATTCCCCATCTCAGCCATGACCCTGCTCACTGCAGGGCAATACAGGTGCATTTACCGAAGCGGGGAGCTCTGGTCAAATCCTAGTGACCCTCTGGACCTGGTGGTAACAG AAATGTATGACACACCCACCCTCTCTGTTCATCCCAGGCCTGAGGTGAGCTCAGGAGACAATGTGACCTTCTATTGCCGTCTAGAGACTGCAACAAACATGTTCTTTCTGCTCAAGGAGGGAAGATCCAGCCGCCCACAGCCCAGATACGGGAACACCCAGGTGGGGTTCCCCGTGGGCCCTGTGAGCACAGCCCACAGAGGGACATACAGATGCTTTGGCTCTTATAACAACCACGCCTGGTCTTTCCCCAGTGAGCCTGTGAAGCTCCTGGTCACAG AAGATGCTGGGGACACCAGCCTTGCACCCACAGAACACACCTCTTTTTCTG ACTCTTGGGACCCCCACCTGCTAACCACGAACACAGCACTCCAGCAAG ACCCTGCCCTCTGGAATCACACTGCCCAGAATCTCCTTCGGATGGGTCTGGCTTTCCTGGTCCTGGTGGTTCTTGGGTACCTCCTGACTGAAGGCTGGCTTTGCAGGAAGAGAATAC CAGGAACTTCAAGGAACAGGGCTTCAAGTCAGGAACACAGGAGAAGGTTCAGAACACAGTGA